A genomic region of Antennarius striatus isolate MH-2024 chromosome 16, ASM4005453v1, whole genome shotgun sequence contains the following coding sequences:
- the zgc:112148 gene encoding Golgi apparatus membrane protein TVP23 homolog B isoform X2, which translates to MQRQDSKEAPLFGEDDYDVSKRKSNIRHPVASFFHIFFRTSAIAVYLVCELLGSRFIASMVTIILLLSCDFWTVKNVSGRLLVGLRWWNQVDEDGTSHWFFESSKSRKTTSNAESSVFWLGLIVCPFIWVVFLFSTLLSFNIKWLVVVFMGLVLQWANLYGYVRCMVGRKSNLRSVVKNYLDVQIFDQVLKKTERS; encoded by the exons ATGCAGCGACAG GACTCCAAAGAAGCTCCTCTTTTTGGTGAAGATGACTATGACGTCAGTAAACGCAAGTCCAACATCAG ACATCCTGTGGCATCATTCTTCCATATCTTCTTCCGAACAAGTGCCATTGCGGTGTACTTGGTGTGTGAATTGCTGGGGAGTCGTTTCATTGCCTCCATGGTCACCATCATTCTCCTGCTGTCATGTGATTTTTGGACTGTCAAG AATGTATCTGGCCGACTGTTGGTGGGCCTTCGGTGGTGGAATCAAGTGGATGAAGATGGAACAAGCCACTGGTTTTTTGAGTCGAGCAAA AGTCGGAAGACAACCTCCAATGCCGAATCAAGTGTCTTCTGGCTCGGACTCATCGTGTGCCCTTTCATCTGGGTCGTTTTTTTGTTCAGCACCCTCCTCTCTTTCAATATTAAATGGCTG GTTGTAGTATTCATGGGTTTGGTTTTACAATGGGCCAACCTGTATGGTTATGTCAGATGCATGGTGGGTAGAAAGTCCAACCTGAGGAGCGTAGTGAAGAACTATCTGGATGTCCAGATTTTTGATCAA GTATTGAAGAAAACTGAGCGTTCTTGA
- the zgc:112148 gene encoding Golgi apparatus membrane protein TVP23 homolog B isoform X1: MRASCYQDSKEAPLFGEDDYDVSKRKSNIRHPVASFFHIFFRTSAIAVYLVCELLGSRFIASMVTIILLLSCDFWTVKNVSGRLLVGLRWWNQVDEDGTSHWFFESSKSRKTTSNAESSVFWLGLIVCPFIWVVFLFSTLLSFNIKWLVVVFMGLVLQWANLYGYVRCMVGRKSNLRSVVKNYLDVQIFDQVLKKTERS; this comes from the exons ATGCGTGCTTCATGTTATCAGGACTCCAAAGAAGCTCCTCTTTTTGGTGAAGATGACTATGACGTCAGTAAACGCAAGTCCAACATCAG ACATCCTGTGGCATCATTCTTCCATATCTTCTTCCGAACAAGTGCCATTGCGGTGTACTTGGTGTGTGAATTGCTGGGGAGTCGTTTCATTGCCTCCATGGTCACCATCATTCTCCTGCTGTCATGTGATTTTTGGACTGTCAAG AATGTATCTGGCCGACTGTTGGTGGGCCTTCGGTGGTGGAATCAAGTGGATGAAGATGGAACAAGCCACTGGTTTTTTGAGTCGAGCAAA AGTCGGAAGACAACCTCCAATGCCGAATCAAGTGTCTTCTGGCTCGGACTCATCGTGTGCCCTTTCATCTGGGTCGTTTTTTTGTTCAGCACCCTCCTCTCTTTCAATATTAAATGGCTG GTTGTAGTATTCATGGGTTTGGTTTTACAATGGGCCAACCTGTATGGTTATGTCAGATGCATGGTGGGTAGAAAGTCCAACCTGAGGAGCGTAGTGAAGAACTATCTGGATGTCCAGATTTTTGATCAA GTATTGAAGAAAACTGAGCGTTCTTGA
- the LOC137610327 gene encoding 5-hydroxytryptamine receptor 3A-like produces MLIKKQPLSQPQGENCTHLVHVPFMEYQTVSVDTKNLRLIVRMLAALEWNDLDLSWNKSDYQYDTVILPVMKVWTPELHVTNGILTSMRHTSRDLLAYYDGTIKHNVIINAEVSCEVDLFNFPFADDACPVAIQAWTIDECGIELVLGDLWMVDGTHGDWETQEVAYQQQRGDRNYILVSLRIKYINPFITLLLPSILIMLADVVSFALPLVGGERNCFKVTLVLSFTMFLVILNDVLPGDSFCSPVIRTHFCVCLSFLVLSMLVSMMLTGLASDGKFLFCWCVTGRKKPKVKTSDEQQEVEEVKPDISVIQLNPSDENNQMLRKLVGLLEDQKTEKKDSQIYYNLANKLDKIFFFLYLILGTAYFIAMLYVMVNYECSVNHFAFWY; encoded by the exons ATGCTGATAAAGAAACAGCCTTTGTCTCAGCCACAGGGTGAAAACTGCACCCATTTAGTTCATGTGCCATTCATGGAGTACCAAACTGTCTCAGTG GACACAAAGAACCTCCGCCTGATTGTTCGAATGCTAGCCGCACTT GAATGGAATGATCTTGATTTGAGCTGGAACAAATCAGATTACCAATATGATACAGTGATCCTGCCAGTAATGAAAGTCTGGACCCCAGAGCTGCATGTGACAAATGG AATACTAACATCCATGAGGCACACCTCCCGTGATCTCCTGGCGTACTATGATGGTACAATCAAGCACAATGTCATCATAAACGCAGAAGTGAGCTGTGAAGTTGATCTGTTCAACTTCCCTTTTGCTGATGATGCCTGCCCCGTTGCAATCCAAGCCTGGACCATTGATG AATGTGGTATCGAGCTTGTGTTGGGTGATTTGTGGATGGTTGATGGAACCCATGGAGACTGGGAAACACAAGAAGTGGCCTACCAGCAACAGAGAGGTGACAGAAATTACATCCTG GTGTCACTGAGGATCAAATATATCAACCCCTTCATAACCCTACTGCTGCCCAGTATTCTGATCATGTTGGCTGATGTGGTCAGCTTTGCTCTGCCGCTAGTAGGAGGTGAACGCAATTGCTTCAAGGTCACTCTGGTACTCAGCTTCACCATGTTCCTCGTCATCCTCAACGACGTGCTCCCAGGAGACAGCTTCTGCAGCCCCGTCATCC GAACCCACTTCTGTGTTTGTCTATCCTTCTTGGTGCTGAGCATGTTGGTGTCCATGATGCTGACCGGGTTGGCAAGTGATGGCAAATTCCTTTTCTGCTGGTGTGtcacagggagaaaaaaaccaaaagtcAAAACAAGCGATGAACAACAAGAGGTTGAGG AAGTCAAACCTGACATAAGTGTCATTCAGCTGAATCCTTCTGACGAGAACAATCAAATGCTCCGTAAGTTGGTCGGCCTTCTGGAAGAtcaaaagacagagaaaaaggaCAGTCAGATATATTATAATCTTGCCAACAAATTGGATaagatatttttctttctctatttgATTCTTGGCACTGCATATTTTATTGCAATGTTATATGTGATGGTCAATTATGAATGTTCTGTAAACCACTTTGCTTTCTGGTACTAA
- the LOC137610077 gene encoding inward rectifier potassium channel 16-like, which produces MSARREEQVIIDTHYTTIHTLGKQNGSSPLRYMQKDGRFPVIFQKAPGEWSPFLMDIFTTLVEIRWRVMLLIFSLSYILSWLTFGLCYWLIAYVHGDVGSADNKPCVENVRGFAGAFLFSMETQATIGYGFRGMTENCMVAIVVVTVHDVFSCLLDTIIIGIVIAKMASARKRAQTVVFSNCAVVNQRDGVLCLSWRLGDLRGNHILDGVARAVLVRCVKRPQGSIALSYNDLDIQNRDIVLATPATIIHKLEPGSPLYCLSPENLLEDDFELVVSFTYTGDSTGMLHQTRTSYTPSDIRWGQRFQDMLKVGKKRYKVDYALFNETTWVPVPLLNAEEFDRRRRAAERSQSHNSRFPSIKRNGDICQVNLDAIGEVMQQTCL; this is translated from the coding sequence ATGAGCGCACGTAGGGAGGAGCAGGTCATCATCGATACCCACTACACCACTATCCACACGCTGGGCAAGCAAAATGGATCCAGTCCACTGCGGTACATGCAAAAAGATGGAAGATTCCCTGTAATTTTCCAGAAGGCCCCAGGAGAATGGAGTCCATTCCTGATGGACATCTTCACCACTCTTGTGGAAATCCGCTGGAGGGTGATGCTCCTTATCTTTTCCCTCTCTTACATTCTCTCTTGGCTCACTTTTGGCCTCTGTTATTGGCTCATTGCATACGTACATGGAGATGTCGGCAGTGCAGATAACAAACCATGCGTGGAAAACGTGCGTGGCTTTGCTGGTGCATTTCTGTTCTCCATGGAAACCCAGGCGACTATTGGTTATGGTTTCAGGGGCATGACCGAGAACTGCATGGTGGCCATCGTGGTGGTGACAGTTCACGATGTATTCAGTTGCCTCCTTGACACTATTATCATCGGTATTGTTATTGCTAAAATGGCTTCTGCCCGTAAGAGAGCTCAAACAGTAGTTTTTAGCAACTGTGCTGTGGTCAACCAGCGAGACGGGGTTCTGTGCCTGTCCTGGAGACTTGGAGACCTGAGAGGTAATCACATCCTGGATGGCGTTGCCAGGGCCGTGCTGGTGCGTTGTGTGAAACGACCACAGGGATCGATTGCGCTGTCGTACAATGACCTGGACATCCAGAATCGAGATATTGTCCTTGCCACCCCAGCAACCATTATTCATAAGCTGGAACCCGGGAGCCCCCTCTACTGCCTGAGCCCTGAAAACCTGCTGGAGGATGACTTTGAGCTGGTGGTGTCTTTCACCTATACCGGCGACTCAACGGGTATGCTCCACCAGACACGAACGTCATACACACCATCAGACATTCGCTGGGGTCAGCGCTTCCAGGACATGCTGAAAGTTGGCAAGAAGCGCTATAAGGTAGACTACGCTCTGTTCAATGAGACCACATGGGTGCCAGTGCCACTGCTAAATGCAGAGGAGTTTGACAGGAGGAGACGTGCTGCAGAGCGAAGTCAATCCCACAACTCACGGTTTCCATCGATCAAGAGAAATGGAGACATCTGCCAGGTGAATCTCGATGCCATCGGAGAGGTCATGCAACAAACCTGTTTGTAG
- the LOC137609528 gene encoding inward rectifier potassium channel 2-like: protein MGSVRSHRYSIVSSEEDGMKLATIAVPNGYGNGNVNKVHTERQHQSRFVRKDGHCNVQFINMSEKGQRYLADIFTTCVDIRWRWMLLLFCLSFLLSWLFFGFVFWLVALSYGDLENESQKCVSNVDSFTAAFLFSVETQTTIGYGYRYVTEECPVAVFMVVFQSIVGCIIDAFIIGAVMAKMAKPKKRNETLVFSHYATVAMRDGKLCLMWRVGNLRKSHLVEAHVRAQLLKSRTTIEGEFIPLDQVDIDVGFDSGIDRIFLVSPITIVHEIDEDSPFYEMNKQELQTSEFEIVVILEGMVEATAMTTQCRSSYVASEVLWGHRFEPVLFEDKNYYRVDYSRFDNTYEVPSTPDCSARELAERKSDGSSSRNSFCYENEVALQKVEMEEEELFEEDEIKEMRDVEISALEDTNTDAVSDSECNLDSLPSETRPLTTESEI, encoded by the coding sequence ATGGGGAGTGTGCGAAGCCATCGGTACAGCATTGTGTCTTCAGAGGAAGATGGCATGAAGCTGGCCACTATTGCAGTCCCGAACGGCTATGGAAATGGCAATGTGAATAAGGTGCACACAGAACGCCAACATCAGAGCCGCTTTGTCAGGAAAGATGGCCACTGCAATGTGCAGTTTATCAATATGAGTGAGAAAGGCCAGCGTTACCTGGCAGATATCTTCACCACCTGTGTGGACATCCGCTGGCGCTGGATGCTTCTCttattctgtctgtctttcctgTTGTCATGGTTGTTTTTTGGCTTTGTCTTCTGGTTGGTGGCCCTCTCTTATGGGGACTTAGAGAATGAGAgtcaaaagtgtgtttccaATGTGGACAGCTTCACCGCTGCTTTCTTGTTTTCAGTGGAGACCCAAACCACCATTGGCTACGGCTATCGCTATGTGACAGAGGAGTGCCCCGTTGCAGTCTTCATGGTTGTCTTCCAAAGCATTGTGGGCTGCATCATTGATGCTTTCATCATCGGCGCTGTCATGGCCAAGATGGCCAAGCCAAAAAAGAGAAACGAGACTCTGGTGTTCAGCCATTATGCTACAGTGGCCATGAGGGATGGAAAACTTTGTCTAATGTGGCGTGTGGGCAACCTGAGGAAGAGTCACTTGGTGGAGGCCCACGTTCGGGCCCAGCTACTCAAATCTCGCACCACCATTGAGGGTGAGTTTATCCCTTTGGATCAGGTGGACATTGACGTAGGCTTCGATAGCGGCATTGACAGAATCTTCTTGGTGTCTCCGATCACAATTGTGCATGAGATTGATGAGGACAGTCCATTCTATGAAATGAACAAACAGGAGCTGCAGACATCAGAATTTGAGATTGTTGTGATACTGGAGGGCATGGTGGAGGCCACGGCCATGACCACTCAGTGTCGGAGCTCCTACGTGGCCAGCGAGGTCCTCTGGGGCCACCGCTTTGAGCCGGTGCTCTTTGAGGACAAGAACTACTACAGAGTGGACTACTCGCGCTTCGACAACACGTACGAGGTGCCCAGCACTCCCGATTGCAGCGCCAGGGAGCTAGCCGAAAGGAAGTCAGATGGCTCAAGCTCGAGGAACTCTTTCTGTTACGAAAATGAGGTGGCTCTCCAAAAAGttgagatggaggaagaggagttgtTTGAGGAAGATGAAATCAAGGAAATGAGGGATGTTGAAATTAGTGCACTAGAAGACACAAATACAGACGCGGTGTCAGACTCTGAATGCAATCTGGACTCTTTACCTTCAGAAACAAGGCCTTTGACAACAGAATCAGAAATATAA